A window of the Tripterygium wilfordii isolate XIE 37 chromosome 12, ASM1340144v1, whole genome shotgun sequence genome harbors these coding sequences:
- the LOC120011491 gene encoding BOI-related E3 ubiquitin-protein ligase 1-like — protein sequence MAVQAQLYPESLCFPMSDQQEDWVVMVPAFDLGFNLPEPPPQQSTLFCLPRQVSHNLDTGSSSSSSGPSTCCSSLLSTGLTRSFDAQLEMQCQEINCILQLQSERLKSSLQQQRRLELAILLRNIESKAMSLMRQKEQVLAQSTNKRVELEAQLKRAEMESESWQRLARENEAVVTDLNNTLEQVREQAAMASNRAGDAESSSGDGSLWIACKLCYSRTSCVLFLPCRHLCSCKSCEAFLSSCPVCKSVKEGSLEVFLV from the exons ATGGCTGTTCAAGCACAGCTGTACCCAGAAAGTCTTTGTTTTCCCATGTCAGACCAACAAGAAGATTGGGTTGTGATGGTTCCTGCTTTTGATTTGGGTTTCAATCTTCCAGAGCCGCCTCCTCAACAGAGTACTCTGTTTTGTCTTCCACGACAAGTGAGCCATAATTTGGATACTgggtcgtcttcttcttcttctggtccTTCTACATGTTGTAGTAGCTTGCTTTCAACGGGACTTACTCGGTCATTTGATGCTCAGCTCGAGATGCAATGCCAAGAGATTAACTGCATTCTACAATTACAG AGCGAGAGATTGAAATCTTCTCTGCAACAGCAGAGAAGGCTGGAGTTAGCAATCCTTTTAAGGAACATAGAATCGAAGGCCATGAGTTTGATGCGGCAGAAAGAACAAGTCTTGGCACAATCCACAAATAAAAGAGTGGAGCTGGAAGCCCAGTTGAAAAGAGCAGAAATGGAGAGCGAATCATGGCAGAGACTAGCCAGAGAAAACGAAGCTGTAGTGACAGATCTGAACAACACACTTGAACAAGTCAGAGAACAAGCGGCCATGGCCAGTAACAGAGCAGGAGATGCAGAGTCTTCAAGTGGTGATGGTTCATTATGGATTGCTTGTAAGCTCTGTTATTCTAGGACCTCGTGCGTTCTGTTTCTGCCTTGCAGACATCTCTGCTCGTGCAAATCATGTGAAgcttttctctcttcttgtcCTGTCTGTAAGTCAGTAAAGGAGGGTAGCTTGGAAGTCTTTTTGGTCTAA
- the LOC120011054 gene encoding protein FREE1-like isoform X1 encodes MQQGDYSSFYSQNPHVNPADHHTTSYASAPPFTAGNVSADYSSYSQNYPPYPLNPDPAHPTAAAYTPTSPNPNLLRPQQPPLSSFNPSPQPTVPSFPPYDSHGAYQPQTTQQSSYPPYDHHQTVPNYAPPITSTTPPYSSMYSAPYSSVGSSIPSAYDNSYENPVKFDEAGGYIDDKYGDFGRSRSDLGSDLYGKRPEIGGYSRYDLGSDDGLGDGVYAYQGGKTEPYGARGTDSKSSTWTMFDDYGRSISVPSVKENSSTSGSSKIVKAVPKTDTEQDVKSGVQKFRVKLLAESVGQTTMDVLCQIGLDGIRMLDPATNRNLRIYPLETITRCEVMDSSTLAFWSKSSVDIEPRRIRLQSNSHTTSTLLDIITAATVQVKEMGGSSRALDSSVTTEQATEKKKGFVDWMNLIKPPNEEKDHWVPDEAASKCTACRTDFGAFVRRHHCRNCGDIFCDKCTQGRIALSADENAQPVRVCDRCMAEVTQRLSNAKDAASRPAVQSHEDLARKLKEEMEKNRKASVGSKTDGSGRRMREVACPICTVHLQVQVPSSGSETIECGVCQHPFLVSAH; translated from the exons ATGCAACAAGGAGATTACAGCTCCTTTTACAGCCAGAACCCTCACGTTAACCCCGCCGATCACCACACAACCTCGTACGCCTCGGCGCCGCCCTTCACCGCAGGTAACGTCTCCGCCGATTACTCTTCTTATTCACAGAATTATCCTCCTTATCCTCTAAATCCCGATCCCGCTCATCCAACCGCTGCCGCTTATACTCCGACTTCCCCGAACCCTAATTTACTACGACCGCAACAACCACCGCTTTCTTCCTTTAATCCATCGCCTCAACCAACGGTACCGTCTTTCCCGCCGTACGATTCGCATGGGGCTTACCAACCGCAGACAACGCAGCAGTCCTCTTATCCACCGTATGATCACCATCAGACGGTTCCCAATTATGCCCCACCTATCACGAGCACCACTCCTCCATATTCGTCGATGTACTCGGCGCCTTACAGTTCTGTAGGATCATCTATTCCATCTGCGTACGATAATTCGTATGAGAATCCAGTGAAATTCGATGAGGCTGGCGGGTATATTGACGATAAGTATGGGGATTTCGGTAGAAGCCGATCCGATTTGGGGTCTGATCTTTATGGGAAGCGACCCGAGATTGGTGGGTACTCTCGATACGACCTAGGTTCTGATGACGGGCTTGGAGATGGTGTTTATGCGTATCAAGGAGGCAAGACCGAACCATATGGTGCCCGGGGCACGGACTCAAAGTCGTCGACGTGGACGATGTTCGATGATTATGGAAGATCCATAAGTGTTCCCTCGGTCAAGGAGAATTCATCAACTTCGGGTTCGAGCAAGATCGTTAAAGCTGTTCCCAAGACCGATACGGAGCAGGATGTGAAGAGTGGGGTTCAGAAGTTCCGTGTCAAGCTCTTGGCTGAAAGCGTAGGGCAGACCACAATGGATGTCCTTTGCCAG ATTGGCTTAGATGGCATACGGATGCTTGATCCTGCTACAAATAGGAATTTGAGGATATATCCCCTGGAGACAATTACTAGATGTGAA GTAATGGATTCATCTACTCTGGCATTTTGGTCTAAGAGCTCTGTGGACATTGAACCAAGACGCATCAGACTGCAATCAAATAGTCATACTACAAGCACTCTTCTGGACATAATAACAGCTGCAACTGTTCAG GTTAAGGAAATGGGTGGAAGTAGTAGGGCCCTGGATTCTTCAGTTACAACTGAGCAGGctacagagaagaaaaaagggttTGTAGATTGGATGAACTTGATAAAGCCTCCCAATGAAGAAAAAGATCACTGG GTCCCTGATGAAGCGGCTTCAAAGTGCACAGCATGTCGTACAGACTTTGGGGCATTTGTTCGCAGG CATCACTGTAGAAATTGTGGTGACATTTTCTGTGACAAGTGTACCCAAGGTAGAATCGCTCTTAGTGCAGACGAGAATGCTCAGCCTGTTCGTGTTTGTGACCGATGCATG GCAGAAGTGACCCAGCGACTAAGTAATGCCAAGGATGCAGCTAGTAGACCTGCTGTGCAGAGTCATGAGGATCTTGCAAGGAAGCTTAAG GAGGAAATGGAGAAGAATCGCAAGGCATCAGTAG GATCCAAGACTGATGGATCTGGGAGGCGGATGAGGGAAGTTGCCTGCCCTATATGTACCGTTCATTTACAG GTCCAGGTTCCCAGCTCAGGTTCTGAGACCATCGAGTGTGGAGTTTGTCAGCATCCATTCCTCGTGAGTGCCCATTGA
- the LOC120011552 gene encoding prostaglandin E synthase 2, with translation MRGVNGVATLSRAIAGGAVAGRQQRLVQAALLSSSSAQNSPGFSRILADHLGLSSPSVARGVTGTMFFSAAAATSLAHEAHAKESPRAEIKSLPKDVVLYQYEACPFCNKVKAFLDYHNVPYKVVEVNPITKKEIKWSDYKKVPILTVDGEHMTNSSDIIDKLFQRIHPSSSIPDSDEDRKWRRWVDDNLVHVLSPNIYRTTSEALESFNYITTHGNFSFTERLVAKYAGAMAMYFVSKKLKKRHNITDEREALYEAVETWIDALEGREFLGGSRPSLADLAVFGVLRPIRHLQSGKDMVENTEIGEWFSRMEKAVGEPSRIKE, from the exons ATGAGAGGCGTTAACGGAGTTGCCACCTTGAGCCGGGCCATCGCAGGCGGTGCCGTCGCCGGGAGGCAACAGAGGCTCGTGCAAGCGGCGCTGTTGAGCAGCAGTTCAGCTCAGAATTCTCCTGGATTCTCGCGTATACTTGCCGATCACTTGGGGTTATCAAGTCCCTCTGTCGCTCGCGGTGTTACCGGCACCATGTTCTTCTCTGCTGCGGCGGCTACGTCTCTGGCTCACGAGGCGCATGCGAAGGAGTCACCACGTGCCGAGATCAAGTCTCTACCTAAGGACGTGGTTCTCTACCAGTACGAAGCTTGCCCCTTCTGCAACAAAGTAAAAG CATTCTTGGATTACCATAATGTTCCATACAAGGTCGTTGAAGTCAACCCCATCACCAAGAAAGAGATCAAGTGGTCAGATTACAAGAAGGTGCCTATTTTGACTGTTGATGGTGAACACATGACCAACTCATCAG ATATAATTGATAAGCTGTTCCAAAGGATTCATCCTAGCAGCTCTATACCAGATAGTGATGAAGATAGGAAGTGGCGCAG GTGGGTGGATGACAACTTGGTGCACGTTTTATCACCAAACATATATCGAACTACATCTGAGGCTCTTGAGTCATTCAACTACATTACCACTCACG GAAATTTCAGTTTCACTGAGAGGTTGGTAGCAAAGTATGCTGGAGCCATGGCCATGTATTTTGTGTCAAAGAAACTGAAGAAGAGACACAACATCACTGATGAGCGTGAAGCCTTGTATGAAGCAGTAGAGACATGGATTGATGCTCTTGAGGGCCGTGAATTTCTTG GTGGCTCGAGACCTAGTTTGGCTGATCTTGCTGTTTTTGGCGTTCTGAGGCCCATACGACACCTTCAGTCTGGTAAAGACATGGTGGAGAACACAGAAATTGGTGAATGGTTCTCTAGAATGGAAAAGGCTGTGGGTGAACCTTCTAGGATCAAGGAATAA
- the LOC120011553 gene encoding uncharacterized protein LOC120011553 has translation MSRCFPYPPPGYVRSDSRVALIESIERENENAKSKLKKEKRRQRRERKKVKKESKKGKSFDISDDAVKKHSGEKLCQVEKSRYDVNGGCISKGKEDDTEQLERSGLTEEHGMPVSSQSICYLSDGTQSSKKRKASSTEGSDHRGNIVRIKLTLRKHKEPDATVSGEQSCSTSGRAESNAQYEENTCTPDQKQWSCAKQSMARLDRVKCSGLVEVPGLDIRPKSYQNETQKVESLYRDLIEEWLPPPIQLDQESLDDQDWLFGVRRQNGNGSKRIAACQDVAQCLSPTLWPRAHYLPEADVFALPFIVPF, from the exons ATGTCTCGGTGCTTTCCTTACCCACCACCGGGGTATGTGAGGAGCGATTCTCGTGTGGCCTTGATCGAATCGATTGAG agggaaaatgagaatgccaaatcaaaattgaagaaagagaagaggagGCAGAGGCGAGAGAGGAAGAAGGTGaagaaagaaagtaagaaaGGGAAATCCTTTGATATCAGTGATGATGCAGTTAAAAAGCATAGTGGTGAGAAGCTTTGTCAAGTGGAGAAGAGTAGATATGATGTGAATGGTGGTTGCATATCGAAGGGAAAAGAAGACGACACTGAACAATTGGAGAGGAGTGGTCTGACTGAAGAACATGGGATGCCTGTCTCATCGCAGAGTATTTGCTACTTGTCTGATGGCACACAGAGCAGCAAAAAGAGGAAAGCATCATCGACTGAGGGCAGTGATCATCGTG GGAACATTGTTCGTATTAAACTGACCTTGCGAAAGCACAAAGAACCCGATGCTACAGTCAGCGGGGAGCAGTCATGCTCTACTTCTGGAAGGGCAGAATCCAATGCTCAGTATGAGGAGAATACATGCACACCAGACCAAAAACAGTGGTCCTGTGCTAAGCAAAGCATGGCCAGGCTGGACAGAGTAAAATGTTCCGGTTTAGTTGAAGTTCCTGGTCTCGATATTAGGCCCAAATCATACCAGAATGAGACGCAGAAAGTAGAATCTCTGTACAGAGATTTGATTGAAGAATGGCTGCCACCTCCAATTCAGTTGGATCAAGAGAGTTTAGATGATCAAGATTGGCTTTTTGGGGTAAGGCGGCAAAATGGGAATGGTTCTAAAAGAATCGCAGCCTGCCAGGATGTTGCCCAGTGTTTGAGTCCTACACTGTGGCCTCGTGCCCATTACTTACCTGAGGCCGATGTATTTGCGCTGCCCTTTATAGTTCCATTTTGA
- the LOC120011054 gene encoding protein FREE1-like isoform X2, producing the protein MQQGDYSSFYSQNPHVNPADHHTTSYASAPPFTAGNVSADYSSYSQNYPPYPLNPDPAHPTAAAYTPTSPNPNLLRPQQPPLSSFNPSPQPTVPSFPPYDSHGAYQPQTTQQSSYPPYDHHQTVPNYAPPITSTTPPYSSMYSAPYSSVGSSIPSAYDNSYENPVKFDEAGGYIDDKYGDFGRSRSDLGSDLYGKRPEIGGYSRYDLGSDDGLGDGVYAYQGGKTEPYGARGTDSKSSTWTMFDDYGRSISVPSVKENSSTSGSSKIVKAVPKTDTEQDVKSGVQKFRVKLLAESVGQTTMDVLCQIGLDGIRMLDPATNRNLRIYPLETITRCEVMDSSTLAFWSKSSVDIEPRRIRLQSNSHTTSTLLDIITAATVQVKEMGGSSRALDSSVTTEQATEKKKGFVDWMNLIKPPNEEKDHWVPDEAASKCTACRTDFGAFVRRHHCRNCGDIFCDKCTQGRIALSADENAQPVRVCDRCMAEVTQRLSNAKDAASRPAVQSHEDLARKLKEMEKNRKASVGSKTDGSGRRMREVACPICTVHLQVQVPSSGSETIECGVCQHPFLVSAH; encoded by the exons ATGCAACAAGGAGATTACAGCTCCTTTTACAGCCAGAACCCTCACGTTAACCCCGCCGATCACCACACAACCTCGTACGCCTCGGCGCCGCCCTTCACCGCAGGTAACGTCTCCGCCGATTACTCTTCTTATTCACAGAATTATCCTCCTTATCCTCTAAATCCCGATCCCGCTCATCCAACCGCTGCCGCTTATACTCCGACTTCCCCGAACCCTAATTTACTACGACCGCAACAACCACCGCTTTCTTCCTTTAATCCATCGCCTCAACCAACGGTACCGTCTTTCCCGCCGTACGATTCGCATGGGGCTTACCAACCGCAGACAACGCAGCAGTCCTCTTATCCACCGTATGATCACCATCAGACGGTTCCCAATTATGCCCCACCTATCACGAGCACCACTCCTCCATATTCGTCGATGTACTCGGCGCCTTACAGTTCTGTAGGATCATCTATTCCATCTGCGTACGATAATTCGTATGAGAATCCAGTGAAATTCGATGAGGCTGGCGGGTATATTGACGATAAGTATGGGGATTTCGGTAGAAGCCGATCCGATTTGGGGTCTGATCTTTATGGGAAGCGACCCGAGATTGGTGGGTACTCTCGATACGACCTAGGTTCTGATGACGGGCTTGGAGATGGTGTTTATGCGTATCAAGGAGGCAAGACCGAACCATATGGTGCCCGGGGCACGGACTCAAAGTCGTCGACGTGGACGATGTTCGATGATTATGGAAGATCCATAAGTGTTCCCTCGGTCAAGGAGAATTCATCAACTTCGGGTTCGAGCAAGATCGTTAAAGCTGTTCCCAAGACCGATACGGAGCAGGATGTGAAGAGTGGGGTTCAGAAGTTCCGTGTCAAGCTCTTGGCTGAAAGCGTAGGGCAGACCACAATGGATGTCCTTTGCCAG ATTGGCTTAGATGGCATACGGATGCTTGATCCTGCTACAAATAGGAATTTGAGGATATATCCCCTGGAGACAATTACTAGATGTGAA GTAATGGATTCATCTACTCTGGCATTTTGGTCTAAGAGCTCTGTGGACATTGAACCAAGACGCATCAGACTGCAATCAAATAGTCATACTACAAGCACTCTTCTGGACATAATAACAGCTGCAACTGTTCAG GTTAAGGAAATGGGTGGAAGTAGTAGGGCCCTGGATTCTTCAGTTACAACTGAGCAGGctacagagaagaaaaaagggttTGTAGATTGGATGAACTTGATAAAGCCTCCCAATGAAGAAAAAGATCACTGG GTCCCTGATGAAGCGGCTTCAAAGTGCACAGCATGTCGTACAGACTTTGGGGCATTTGTTCGCAGG CATCACTGTAGAAATTGTGGTGACATTTTCTGTGACAAGTGTACCCAAGGTAGAATCGCTCTTAGTGCAGACGAGAATGCTCAGCCTGTTCGTGTTTGTGACCGATGCATG GCAGAAGTGACCCAGCGACTAAGTAATGCCAAGGATGCAGCTAGTAGACCTGCTGTGCAGAGTCATGAGGATCTTGCAAGGAAGCTTAAG GAAATGGAGAAGAATCGCAAGGCATCAGTAG GATCCAAGACTGATGGATCTGGGAGGCGGATGAGGGAAGTTGCCTGCCCTATATGTACCGTTCATTTACAG GTCCAGGTTCCCAGCTCAGGTTCTGAGACCATCGAGTGTGGAGTTTGTCAGCATCCATTCCTCGTGAGTGCCCATTGA
- the LOC120011554 gene encoding rac-like GTP-binding protein RAC1, with product MSASRFIKCVTVGDGAVGKTCMLISYTSNTFPTDYVPTVFDNFSANVVVDGSTVNLGLWDTAGQEDYNRLRPLSYRGADVFILAFSLISKASYENVAKKWIPELRHYAPGVPIILVGTKLDLRDDKQFFIDHPGAVPITTAQGEELRKLIGSPAYIECSSKTQQNVKAVFDAAIKVVLQPPKQKKKKRKSHKVCSIL from the exons ATGAGCGCCTCCAGGTTCATCAAGTGCGTGACGGTCGGTGACGGCGCTGTTGGCAAAACTTGTATGCTGATTTCCTACACTAGCAACACTTTCCCAACG GACTATGTGCCAACTGTTTTTGACAATTTTAGTGCAAATGTGGTTGTGGATGGGAGcactgtgaacttaggattatGGGATACAGCCG GTCAGGAGGATTACAATAGGCTCAGACCTCTGAGCTACAGAGGGGCAGATGTCTTTATTCTTGCGTTCTCGCTCATTAGCAAGGCCAGCTATGAAAATGTTGCCAAGAAG TGGATTCCAGAACTAAGGCATTATGCACCTGGCGTTCCTATTATTCtggttgggacaaaacttg ATCTCCGTGATGATAAACAGTTCTTTATAGACCATCCTGGTGCAGTGCCTATTACAACTGCTCAG GGAGAGGAACTGAGGAAACTAATTGGATCTCCTGCCTACATCGAATGCAGTTCAAAAACACAGCAG AATGTAAAGGCAGTTTTCGATGCGGCTATTAAGGTAGTCCTCCAGCCCCcaaagcaaaagaagaagaaaagaaagtcaCATAAGGTTTGCTCCATATTGTGA